The following proteins are co-located in the Echinicola sp. 20G genome:
- a CDS encoding efflux RND transporter permease subunit yields the protein MQITKISIKRSTIVVVLFTILTLLGIFSYTQMSYELLPKFSPNVVTVSTVYPGAAPTEVENSVTRKLEDALASLEGIDVMKSTSLESFSIITIELDDDVDVDIILQDAQRKIDAVIGDLPEDVDPPSLGKFSLDDMPIMQMGAYSNLTATEFYDLMDQRIQPMISQIDGVAQVNLLGGAEREIKVNLDQNKLNTYGISPLQVNQAIAQANLDFPTGKLKSDEEQILIRLAGKFSSVDEIGELIITYAQGSAIKIKDVAEVVDSSKDEEILSRLNGNSAIGISIQKQSDANAVDVAERVDVALAQLEKTYQNSDLRFEISQDSSEFTLEAADAVIHDLIIAVVLVAVIMLLFLHSFRNAVIVMIAVPASIIATFTVMYLAGFTLNLMSLLALSLVVGILVDDAIVVIENIYRHLEKGKSAVQASYDGIREIGGTVTSITLVIVVVFVPLSMTGGLISGILTQFSITVAVATLMSLLVAFTLIPLLTSRFTKLENINPKSVFGRIINGFEGFLDSFIDWLTGILKWAFNHKIITLVVTFVLFISSFMLVSNGFIGSEFVSEGDKGEFIIRLELPKSATLEETNFTTREAENFLQKNPLVTSVFTTVGQTTGSMSGSQSTPYASEITVKMVDAEKRHVSAPEFAKEMEIALEENIIGAEFTAVPISITGTANDAPIQIVLSGPDLDTLKSFSDRVLAEVEKVPGTRKVQTSLEDGNPEIRVEVDRTKMADLGLDMAMVGGTMQVAFNGNTDTKYRDGEYEYDINIRMDEFDRKSVSDIENLAFVNNKGQTVLLKQFANATPSEGPSELNRQDRISSVTVQSQVSGRTTGVVGAEIQEKIAQLNLPKEVSISYEGDMKMQEEGFGSLGVALLASILLIYLIMVALYDNYIYPLVVMFSLPLAIIGALLALALSSSSLSIFSILGLIMLMGLVAKNAIMLVDFTNQLKDAGLEVKAALVKAVEIRFRPILMTTLAMVFGMLPIAMASGAGAEWKNGLAWALIGGLISSMFLTMVVVPVIYYIFDRIMAKLGKDKKKEIVIEETELSESESEVAAYI from the coding sequence ATGCAGATAACGAAAATATCTATCAAACGGTCCACTATTGTAGTGGTGCTGTTTACAATATTGACTTTACTGGGGATTTTTTCCTATACCCAGATGTCTTATGAACTTCTGCCTAAGTTTAGTCCCAATGTGGTGACCGTTTCGACTGTTTACCCTGGTGCAGCACCGACAGAAGTAGAAAACTCAGTGACGAGAAAATTAGAGGATGCCTTGGCTTCTTTAGAAGGAATTGATGTAATGAAGTCCACTTCATTGGAAAGCTTTTCCATCATTACCATTGAGTTGGATGATGATGTGGACGTGGATATCATTCTTCAGGATGCGCAAAGAAAAATAGATGCCGTAATTGGGGATTTGCCAGAAGATGTAGATCCTCCATCCTTGGGTAAATTCAGTTTGGATGATATGCCAATCATGCAAATGGGAGCTTATTCTAACTTGACCGCGACGGAGTTTTATGACTTGATGGACCAGCGGATTCAGCCCATGATATCCCAAATTGACGGGGTGGCTCAGGTAAATTTGTTAGGCGGTGCAGAGAGAGAAATTAAGGTAAACTTGGATCAAAACAAGTTAAATACTTATGGCATCTCTCCCTTGCAAGTGAATCAGGCGATTGCTCAGGCAAACTTGGATTTTCCTACAGGGAAACTGAAAAGTGATGAGGAGCAGATCCTAATTCGTTTAGCGGGTAAATTCAGCAGTGTGGATGAGATTGGAGAACTGATCATTACTTATGCACAAGGCTCAGCTATCAAGATCAAGGACGTGGCTGAGGTTGTAGACTCCAGTAAGGACGAGGAAATTCTCAGCAGGCTGAATGGCAATAGCGCCATCGGTATCAGTATCCAAAAACAATCCGATGCCAATGCGGTAGATGTAGCAGAGCGTGTTGATGTAGCTTTGGCACAATTGGAGAAGACTTATCAAAATAGTGATCTCAGATTTGAGATTTCCCAGGATTCCTCAGAGTTTACTTTGGAAGCAGCTGATGCTGTGATTCATGACTTGATTATCGCAGTGGTCTTGGTAGCAGTCATTATGCTCTTATTCTTGCACAGCTTCCGAAATGCCGTTATTGTGATGATTGCTGTTCCGGCATCCATCATTGCAACATTTACAGTGATGTACTTGGCGGGCTTTACCCTAAACTTGATGAGTTTGCTTGCCCTTTCCTTGGTGGTAGGTATTCTGGTGGATGATGCGATTGTGGTCATTGAGAATATCTATCGTCACTTGGAAAAAGGTAAATCAGCGGTACAGGCTTCTTATGACGGTATCCGCGAAATTGGGGGAACAGTAACTTCAATTACCTTGGTAATCGTAGTGGTTTTCGTGCCACTTTCCATGACGGGTGGATTGATCTCAGGTATTTTGACCCAATTTAGTATCACGGTGGCAGTTGCTACTTTGATGAGTTTATTGGTAGCATTTACTTTGATTCCACTTTTGACTTCGAGGTTTACAAAATTAGAGAATATCAACCCCAAAAGCGTTTTTGGAAGAATTATCAATGGTTTTGAAGGTTTTCTGGACAGCTTTATTGATTGGTTGACTGGGATCCTAAAGTGGGCTTTTAACCATAAGATCATCACTTTAGTGGTCACTTTTGTCTTGTTTATTTCTTCATTTATGCTTGTAAGCAATGGTTTTATCGGTAGCGAATTTGTGAGTGAAGGGGACAAGGGTGAGTTTATTATCCGTTTGGAATTACCAAAGTCCGCCACCTTGGAGGAGACCAACTTTACCACGCGGGAAGCGGAGAATTTCCTTCAAAAAAATCCATTAGTGACCAGTGTGTTTACGACAGTTGGTCAAACGACAGGAAGCATGTCTGGTAGTCAATCAACTCCTTATGCTTCGGAGATCACTGTTAAAATGGTGGATGCTGAAAAGCGTCATGTGAGTGCGCCCGAATTTGCCAAGGAGATGGAAATAGCCTTGGAGGAGAATATTATTGGAGCTGAGTTTACCGCAGTACCGATCAGTATTACCGGCACTGCCAATGATGCTCCGATTCAGATTGTGCTTTCTGGTCCTGACTTGGACACCTTGAAAAGCTTTTCAGATAGGGTCTTGGCTGAGGTAGAAAAAGTACCAGGTACCAGAAAAGTGCAAACCTCTTTGGAAGATGGTAATCCGGAAATACGGGTAGAAGTGGACCGAACCAAAATGGCTGATCTAGGATTGGACATGGCCATGGTGGGTGGAACCATGCAGGTGGCTTTTAACGGGAACACTGATACCAAATACAGGGACGGAGAGTACGAATATGATATCAATATCCGAATGGATGAATTCGACAGAAAGTCCGTTTCAGATATTGAGAACCTTGCTTTTGTCAATAATAAAGGGCAAACGGTCTTACTGAAACAATTTGCCAATGCGACACCATCGGAGGGACCGAGTGAGTTGAACCGTCAGGATAGAATCAGTTCTGTTACGGTCCAATCACAAGTTTCTGGAAGGACTACTGGGGTAGTTGGTGCTGAAATTCAGGAGAAAATTGCCCAGCTAAATCTACCAAAGGAAGTGTCCATTTCTTATGAAGGGGACATGAAAATGCAAGAAGAAGGCTTTGGCAGCTTAGGGGTGGCTTTGTTGGCGTCGATCTTATTGATCTACCTGATCATGGTGGCGCTTTATGACAATTATATCTACCCTCTAGTGGTGATGTTCTCCTTGCCTTTGGCCATCATTGGTGCCCTATTGGCTTTGGCCTTGTCGAGTTCTTCCCTAAGTATTTTCAGTATCCTCGGATTGATCATGCTGATGGGATTGGTAGCGAAGAATGCGATTATGCTAGTGGACTTCACCAACCAGTTGAAAGATGCTGGCTTAGAAGTGAAAGCTGCTTTGGTGAAAGCTGTGGAGATTCGTTTCCGTCCGATATTAATGACCACTCTGGCCATGGTTTTTGGTATGCTTCCTATTGCGATGGCTTCCGGAGCCGGTGCAGAATGGAAAAATGGTCTTGCTTGGGCACTGATTGGTGGATTGATTTCATCCATGTTTTTGACCATGGTAGTAGTGCCTGTGATCTATTATATATTCGATCGTATCATGGCCAAGCTAGGTAAGGATAAGAAAAAAGAAATTGTAATCGAAGAAACCGAGCTGAGTGAGTCGGAATCGGAAGTTGCAGCGTATATATAG
- a CDS encoding lipopolysaccharide kinase InaA family protein gives MKKIIHIHDQFKHLRKYLEEIPEKFEERGTVIYNERNQVRTDMVRGEKIVVKSFRKIYLANRFIYAYLRPSKAKRAYEYALMLQQEGINTPQPVAFIDCIEKGMLKAGYFVSVYTDYKPLSSFDTHDVAKSREMLESLARFTLNLHLHKIYHEDYTLGNILYHEQNGQYDFALIDNNRLKQIRISESDAVKSLNRLGFQPEAMTYLIRRYMELRGTNALKGLKLFYDYKYEASLRYGAKTRLKKLRDQFLGKRRLGNHC, from the coding sequence ATGAAGAAAATTATCCATATCCACGACCAATTCAAGCACCTGAGAAAATACTTGGAGGAGATTCCTGAAAAGTTTGAAGAGCGTGGAACGGTAATTTATAATGAGCGGAACCAAGTAAGGACAGATATGGTCCGAGGAGAAAAGATTGTTGTCAAGTCCTTTAGAAAAATATACTTGGCCAATAGATTTATTTACGCTTACCTAAGACCTTCAAAAGCCAAGAGAGCCTATGAATATGCTCTGATGCTCCAGCAGGAAGGAATCAACACGCCACAGCCTGTAGCCTTTATTGACTGTATTGAAAAAGGTATGTTAAAAGCGGGATATTTTGTTTCGGTCTATACAGATTACAAACCTCTTTCTTCTTTTGATACCCATGATGTGGCTAAGTCAAGGGAGATGCTGGAATCTCTTGCCCGGTTTACCTTGAACCTTCATCTTCATAAAATTTATCACGAAGATTATACCCTAGGCAACATTTTGTACCATGAGCAAAATGGACAGTATGACTTTGCATTGATTGATAACAATCGACTGAAACAGATTAGGATCAGTGAAAGCGATGCAGTAAAAAGCTTGAACCGCTTAGGCTTCCAGCCTGAGGCAATGACCTATTTGATTCGCCGATACATGGAGCTGAGAGGAACCAATGCCTTAAAGGGACTCAAGCTTTTCTATGATTATAAATATGAGGCAAGTTTAAGGTATGGTGCCAAAACGAGGCTAAAGAAGCTTCGAGACCAATTTTTAGGCAAGAGAAGGCTAGGAAATCATTGTTGA
- a CDS encoding Pr6Pr family membrane protein: protein MRRFLCNTIALFGLFAVVTQFILMVLASEGSMVQNLLRFFSFFTILTNALVTFCFWRESISNNPNSNFFFARPGWLTAITIYITMVGFVYQVTLRGVWEPQGLQMVVDELLHSIIPILVVIYWARYERKDKIRWSQLPWMLIYPLLYLIYILVRGEFSDFYPYYFIDVNRLGWAKVLQHALLLILTFLVLALGFIGFGKLMAKKPMYFKGEV from the coding sequence ATGAGAAGATTTTTATGTAACACGATTGCTTTGTTTGGACTTTTCGCTGTGGTCACCCAATTTATATTGATGGTCTTGGCAAGTGAAGGTTCGATGGTTCAAAACCTGCTAAGATTTTTTAGCTTTTTTACGATCCTGACCAATGCTTTGGTTACCTTTTGTTTTTGGAGGGAGTCTATATCCAATAATCCAAATTCAAATTTTTTCTTTGCTCGACCTGGTTGGCTTACCGCTATTACCATTTATATCACCATGGTTGGCTTTGTTTACCAAGTGACTCTGAGAGGTGTTTGGGAACCTCAGGGACTTCAAATGGTTGTAGATGAGCTGCTCCATTCCATCATTCCTATTTTGGTGGTGATCTATTGGGCTCGTTATGAAAGAAAGGATAAAATCAGATGGAGCCAGCTTCCTTGGATGTTGATTTATCCATTGCTTTACTTGATCTATATTTTGGTAAGGGGAGAATTTTCAGATTTCTATCCTTATTATTTTATTGATGTAAATCGGCTGGGTTGGGCTAAAGTGTTGCAGCATGCATTATTGCTGATTTTGACCTTTTTGGTATTGGCATTGGGCTTTATTGGCTTTGGTAAATTGATGGCGAAGAAGCCCATGTATTTTAAGGGAGAGGTATAA
- a CDS encoding DUF998 domain-containing protein translates to MYYAKLNGMGRLTGTIGLLAVGIFFLALIVFGSLHPDFNYLEDFVSKLGAKGQPNAIWFNLFGFLLAGLLMTCFGVLYGLTIQDKWVGILIGLFGLGFAFTFLPFDLKLTDSTLSKAHTVAITLGLATWLMGLARLAYNPKLDKAITQRANIAAMLLVVSILGLLVGFWSMPFTHRLVFMVVFGWTIFTSVSLLISKNSK, encoded by the coding sequence ATGTACTACGCAAAGTTGAACGGAATGGGTAGGTTGACCGGGACCATAGGATTATTGGCGGTTGGTATATTTTTCTTGGCCTTGATCGTTTTTGGAAGCTTGCATCCCGACTTTAACTATCTTGAAGATTTTGTCAGTAAGCTAGGTGCAAAAGGTCAGCCAAATGCTATTTGGTTTAACTTGTTTGGATTTTTGCTAGCGGGTTTACTCATGACCTGCTTTGGTGTGCTTTATGGCTTGACTATACAGGATAAATGGGTGGGGATACTTATTGGCCTATTTGGTCTTGGTTTTGCCTTTACTTTCTTACCTTTTGATCTTAAGCTTACTGATTCAACCTTGTCAAAAGCCCATACAGTTGCCATTACACTTGGACTGGCTACATGGCTCATGGGGCTAGCAAGACTAGCATACAACCCCAAATTGGATAAAGCCATTACACAAAGGGCCAATATAGCTGCAATGCTCCTGGTTGTTTCAATCCTAGGTTTGTTGGTAGGATTCTGGTCTATGCCATTCACCCATCGATTGGTTTTCATGGTCGTATTTGGATGGACAATATTTACTTCAGTGAGCTTGTTGATTTCCAAGAATAGTAAATAG
- a CDS encoding pseudouridine synthase translates to MPRYFVIYKPFGILSQFSGEENTLKQLGDFPKEVYPVGRLDKDSEGLLLITDDKPLNHYLLNPQFGHQRSYLAQVEGVPDEDAILALEEGVDIKVDGKMYHTKPAKAKLKKSEPLLPERDPPIRYRKTVPDSWLELTLIEGKNRQVRKMTAAVNFPTLRLVRWSMEKLTIEGFAVGEVREYDQQEMYKLLGVDINKMGHQSNRPFHKRTKGRFGKRN, encoded by the coding sequence ATGCCACGGTATTTTGTGATCTATAAACCATTTGGGATTTTGAGCCAGTTTAGTGGAGAAGAGAATACTTTGAAGCAACTTGGGGATTTTCCAAAAGAAGTATATCCTGTTGGCCGATTGGATAAGGACAGTGAAGGCTTACTGTTGATTACAGACGATAAGCCACTGAACCATTATTTGCTGAACCCTCAGTTTGGGCATCAAAGGAGTTATCTGGCCCAAGTGGAGGGTGTTCCAGATGAAGATGCCATTTTAGCTTTGGAAGAAGGGGTGGATATCAAGGTGGACGGGAAAATGTACCATACCAAACCGGCCAAGGCAAAGTTGAAAAAAAGTGAACCTTTATTACCCGAAAGAGACCCTCCTATTCGTTATCGTAAGACTGTACCTGATTCTTGGCTTGAATTGACATTAATTGAAGGCAAAAACCGACAAGTAAGGAAAATGACGGCTGCGGTGAATTTTCCCACCTTAAGGCTGGTGCGCTGGTCCATGGAAAAGCTCACCATTGAAGGGTTTGCGGTTGGAGAAGTTCGGGAGTATGATCAGCAGGAAATGTACAAGCTATTGGGCGTGGATATAAATAAAATGGGTCATCAGTCTAACAGGCCTTTTCATAAGCGTACCAAAGGAAGGTTTGGAAAGCGAAATTAG
- a CDS encoding MoxR family ATPase gives MHQEKIQDVINEVKKVVVGQERMVNRLLIGLFTNGHILLEGVPGLAKTLTVNTLAKVLHLDFNRIQFTPDLLPSDLIGTMIYNQQNGDFEVKKGPIFSNLILADEVNRSPAKVQSALLEAMQEKQVTIGETTYQLDRPFLVLATQNPVDQEGTYPLPEAQVDRFMMKVHIDYPAKTDELEVMRRMSNMSYKADVQAMLSKEDIFEIRDKINQVQVSEPLENYIIELVFATRFPEQYGLQEEAKYIQFGVSPRASINLNLAARAVAFMDGRDYVLPEDIKEVAEDVLNHRIILNYEAEADNINTRDLIHIILDKIPINKSVTLK, from the coding sequence ATGCATCAGGAAAAGATTCAGGACGTCATCAATGAAGTCAAGAAGGTGGTGGTAGGACAAGAGCGAATGGTCAATCGTTTATTGATCGGACTCTTTACCAATGGACACATACTTTTGGAAGGTGTGCCCGGTTTGGCCAAAACCCTAACTGTAAACACCTTGGCCAAAGTGCTTCATTTGGACTTTAACAGAATCCAGTTTACGCCTGACTTGTTGCCATCAGATTTGATCGGTACCATGATCTATAACCAGCAGAATGGTGATTTTGAAGTCAAAAAAGGACCTATCTTTTCCAATTTGATTTTAGCTGATGAGGTAAACCGTTCTCCTGCCAAAGTTCAGTCCGCTCTTTTGGAAGCCATGCAAGAGAAGCAGGTAACCATTGGTGAAACTACCTATCAGTTGGATCGTCCATTTTTGGTACTGGCCACTCAGAACCCCGTGGATCAAGAGGGTACTTACCCATTGCCTGAAGCTCAGGTGGATAGATTTATGATGAAGGTACACATCGATTACCCGGCCAAAACAGATGAGCTGGAGGTGATGAGAAGAATGTCCAATATGAGTTATAAGGCTGATGTGCAGGCCATGCTTTCCAAAGAGGATATCTTTGAAATTCGTGATAAGATCAATCAAGTGCAGGTGTCTGAGCCTTTAGAGAACTATATTATTGAATTGGTATTTGCTACACGATTCCCAGAGCAATATGGTTTACAAGAAGAAGCCAAGTATATACAGTTTGGTGTTTCTCCTCGGGCAAGTATCAATTTGAATCTTGCTGCTAGGGCTGTGGCCTTTATGGATGGACGCGATTATGTGCTTCCGGAAGATATCAAGGAAGTAGCAGAAGATGTGCTTAATCACAGGATTATTCTTAATTATGAGGCAGAAGCGGACAATATCAATACCCGTGACCTGATTCATATTATATTGGATAAGATACCAATTAATAAATCCGTAACATTGAAATAA
- a CDS encoding right-handed parallel beta-helix repeat-containing protein: MKKLNFLFLMLMGTSVMFTSCSDDDPNPNPGPDPEDEFVLNANITEDRTLESGNVYTLASRVSVLDGVTLTIEPGVIIKGEAGSGANATALVIARGAKIDAQGTAESPIIFTSIADEIVPGEIYHEDGLSPEQNGLWGGLLILGKARVSLPGDNTEAQIEGIPPSDTNGLYGGNDDEDDSGILKYVSIRHGGANIGDGNEINGLTLGGVGSETVIENVEIIGNQDDGIEWFGGTVSVTNAVVWNAGDDSIDADQAWNGTLNNFIIVNGGDKCFELDGPEGSYVNGNYTLTNGSIIANGAVGLVDNDANTNVDMSNIYFTSVASGQTFDELPTVAAAFSNFEVTLPEGVMVSDAFLGGSAAFTTAVAEGENTVGADKSAFAGWTWAAASGALDILK; the protein is encoded by the coding sequence ATGAAAAAACTTAACTTTCTGTTTTTAATGTTGATGGGAACATCAGTGATGTTTACATCTTGTAGCGATGATGATCCAAATCCTAATCCAGGACCTGATCCTGAAGATGAATTTGTTCTCAATGCAAACATTACAGAAGATCGTACTTTAGAATCTGGTAATGTGTACACACTGGCAAGCAGGGTTTCTGTTTTAGATGGTGTTACATTGACCATTGAGCCAGGAGTAATCATTAAAGGTGAAGCTGGTTCTGGTGCCAATGCTACTGCTCTTGTGATAGCTAGAGGCGCTAAAATCGATGCCCAAGGAACTGCAGAATCTCCGATCATTTTTACTTCTATTGCGGATGAAATCGTACCAGGCGAAATATATCATGAGGACGGACTTTCTCCTGAGCAAAATGGCCTTTGGGGTGGTCTTCTAATCTTAGGTAAAGCGAGAGTATCTCTTCCAGGTGATAATACAGAAGCACAAATTGAGGGTATTCCACCATCCGATACGAATGGTCTATATGGTGGTAATGATGATGAAGATGACTCTGGTATCTTGAAATATGTATCAATCCGTCATGGTGGTGCAAATATCGGTGATGGTAATGAAATCAACGGACTTACTTTAGGTGGTGTTGGTTCAGAAACTGTAATCGAGAATGTGGAAATCATAGGTAACCAAGATGATGGTATCGAATGGTTTGGTGGTACTGTTAGCGTAACCAACGCTGTGGTTTGGAATGCTGGAGATGATTCCATTGATGCTGACCAAGCGTGGAATGGTACCCTAAACAACTTTATCATTGTAAATGGAGGAGATAAGTGTTTTGAGCTGGATGGCCCAGAAGGTTCTTATGTAAATGGAAACTACACTTTGACCAATGGTTCTATCATTGCAAACGGTGCTGTAGGCCTAGTGGATAACGATGCCAATACTAATGTAGATATGTCTAACATCTACTTCACTAGTGTAGCGAGTGGTCAGACTTTCGATGAGCTTCCAACTGTAGCAGCTGCTTTCTCTAATTTTGAAGTGACGCTTCCTGAAGGTGTTATGGTTTCTGATGCATTCCTAGGTGGTTCTGCAGCATTCACTACTGCAGTAGCTGAAGGTGAAAATACTGTAGGTGCTGACAAGTCTGCTTTTGCAGGATGGACTTGGGCTGCCGCCTCAGGTGCACTTGATATCTTGAAATAA
- a CDS encoding TonB-dependent receptor, translating into MKKIFVALTILVCAAIPQLVFAQQGTIRGNIIDEGLGEPLIGVSVLVKETQTGAVTDLDGAFEIKLAPGTYTLVASFISFNKLEISGVEVKPGEVTLLSDLKLAEATEELESVVVTAQAIRTTEAALMTVKRNAANMIDGISASTFRKIGDSDAASAIKRVTGVSIEGGKYVYIRGLGDRYTKTVLNGVDIPGLDPDRNSIQMDIFPTNVVDNIIVSKSFTSNLPADFTGGVVDIETKDFPEEKTFKVSLSGGYNPSMHFNSNYLKVNGSGTDFLGFDNGYRDIPTGGRTDIPQYAQVVGNPNGSAGQEYQSILRGFNPTMGGQRTSNLMDMSLGLSYGNQVDAGNGKLGYNFALTYSNETTYFEGAEYNLYGKPSNTGEYELTPLETQVGDYGVNNVLLGGMAGLAYKTGMSKYKLNFLRLQNGESKVGQFDFESNNVGTVYGADQYNIEYSERSLTNILLSGEHKLGPTNDWELNWKLSPTRSVIEDPDVRILRFRDINNSISTEVGLPERIWRNLNEDNVVGKVDVTKNYNFRDQAAKFGFGTSYTYKQRDFLIQSFQFPVGNTTFTGDPNAVFDEENLFSADNTNGVRYDPLFIPNNPNEYNASINNLGVYVNTEINPFDNLKAIVGVRMEKYEQYYTGSNQTKTIVFDNEKVLDDTDFFPTLNLIYDMGETQNLRFSYSRTIARPSFKEMSFAEILDPITGRTFIGGLFPETTNGGSETLWDGNLQSTRIHNLDARWELFPKRGEILSASVFYKKFAAPIEMVQFLSDPGAFQPRNVGDGQVTGVELEVRKSLDIITPAAENFFFNANVTFTKSSIQMSESELRSRELSAREGEEISSTRDMAGQAPYIINTGLAYENWESGWEAGVYYNVQGSTLSYVGFGNRTDTYTVPFHSLNLNVNKTFGADERFQTGLKVSNLLNDKKEEVFRSYNAQDQIFTRLSPGTKISLKLAYTF; encoded by the coding sequence ATGAAAAAGATATTCGTAGCCCTAACCATATTGGTATGCGCTGCAATCCCTCAACTTGTATTTGCCCAACAGGGTACTATCCGAGGAAATATTATTGACGAAGGTCTAGGAGAACCTTTGATTGGGGTTTCTGTTTTGGTTAAAGAAACACAAACCGGTGCCGTTACGGATCTGGATGGAGCTTTTGAAATCAAGCTTGCGCCAGGAACTTATACACTTGTTGCTTCATTCATCTCTTTCAATAAGCTGGAAATCAGTGGGGTGGAAGTGAAGCCAGGTGAAGTTACTTTACTTAGTGACTTAAAATTGGCTGAAGCTACAGAGGAATTGGAATCTGTAGTGGTAACGGCTCAGGCAATCAGAACTACTGAAGCAGCTTTGATGACTGTAAAAAGAAATGCTGCCAACATGATAGACGGTATTTCGGCGTCTACTTTCAGAAAGATTGGTGACAGCGATGCCGCTTCTGCTATTAAAAGAGTAACAGGGGTATCAATTGAGGGAGGAAAATATGTCTATATCCGAGGTCTAGGTGACCGATATACCAAAACGGTATTGAACGGTGTGGACATCCCTGGACTTGATCCCGATAGAAACTCTATCCAAATGGATATCTTCCCTACCAATGTGGTAGATAACATCATTGTATCCAAATCATTTACTAGCAATCTTCCTGCCGATTTTACCGGTGGTGTGGTGGATATTGAAACCAAAGATTTTCCAGAAGAAAAAACATTTAAAGTGAGTCTTAGCGGTGGTTATAACCCTTCGATGCACTTCAACAGCAACTACCTCAAAGTAAATGGTAGTGGGACTGACTTTTTAGGCTTTGACAATGGATACCGTGATATTCCAACAGGAGGAAGAACAGATATTCCTCAGTACGCACAAGTAGTAGGCAATCCAAATGGATCTGCGGGCCAAGAGTACCAGTCTATATTAAGAGGGTTTAATCCTACTATGGGTGGTCAACGCACCAGTAATTTAATGGACATGAGTCTTGGTTTGTCCTATGGAAACCAAGTCGACGCAGGAAATGGTAAGTTAGGCTATAACTTTGCATTGACATATAGCAATGAAACTACTTATTTTGAGGGAGCAGAATATAATTTGTACGGTAAGCCAAGCAATACTGGCGAGTATGAGCTGACGCCTCTGGAAACACAAGTAGGTGATTATGGAGTGAATAATGTGTTGTTGGGTGGAATGGCTGGATTGGCTTATAAGACTGGCATGTCCAAGTATAAATTGAACTTTTTAAGACTTCAAAATGGAGAGTCTAAAGTGGGCCAGTTTGATTTTGAAAGCAATAATGTGGGTACCGTTTATGGTGCTGACCAATATAACATTGAATACAGTGAGCGTTCATTGACCAATATCCTTTTGAGCGGTGAGCACAAGTTGGGACCAACGAACGATTGGGAATTGAACTGGAAATTATCTCCAACAAGGTCGGTTATCGAAGACCCGGACGTAAGAATCTTGAGGTTCAGAGACATCAATAACTCAATCTCTACTGAAGTGGGTCTTCCTGAAAGAATTTGGAGAAACCTGAATGAGGACAACGTGGTTGGAAAAGTAGATGTAACCAAAAATTATAATTTCAGGGACCAAGCTGCTAAATTCGGTTTTGGAACTAGCTACACTTATAAACAGAGAGACTTCTTGATCCAAAGCTTCCAGTTCCCAGTGGGCAACACCACTTTTACTGGGGATCCAAATGCAGTATTTGATGAGGAGAACCTTTTCTCTGCTGACAATACCAACGGCGTTCGATATGATCCATTGTTTATACCGAATAATCCGAACGAGTATAATGCAAGCATCAACAACCTAGGGGTGTATGTGAATACTGAAATCAATCCATTTGATAACTTGAAGGCTATTGTGGGAGTGAGAATGGAGAAATATGAACAGTATTACACCGGAAGTAACCAGACCAAAACCATTGTTTTTGACAATGAAAAGGTATTGGATGATACTGATTTCTTCCCGACCTTGAACTTGATCTATGATATGGGAGAAACTCAAAATCTACGTTTCTCTTATTCAAGAACAATTGCTAGACCTTCTTTCAAGGAAATGTCTTTTGCTGAAATCTTGGATCCAATCACAGGTAGAACTTTTATTGGAGGTCTATTCCCTGAAACTACCAATGGTGGATCAGAGACACTTTGGGATGGTAACTTACAGTCAACCAGAATCCATAACTTAGATGCTAGATGGGAGCTTTTCCCTAAAAGAGGTGAAATCCTGTCAGCCAGTGTATTCTACAAAAAGTTTGCTGCTCCGATCGAAATGGTGCAGTTCCTTTCTGACCCAGGAGCCTTCCAGCCAAGAAATGTGGGTGATGGCCAAGTGACCGGAGTTGAATTGGAAGTAAGAAAATCATTGGACATTATTACTCCAGCTGCTGAGAATTTCTTCTTCAATGCTAATGTAACTTTCACTAAGTCTAGCATTCAAATGTCTGAGTCAGAATTGAGGTCAAGAGAGCTTTCTGCCAGAGAGGGAGAAGAGATTTCTTCTACCAGAGATATGGCAGGTCAAGCACCATATATCATCAATACCGGTTTAGCCTATGAAAACTGGGAATCAGGATGGGAAGCTGGTGTTTACTATAACGTACAAGGAAGCACATTGTCTTATGTAGGTTTCGGTAACAGAACGGATACTTATACTGTTCCTTTCCACAGCTTGAACCTTAACGTAAACAAGACCTTTGGAGCTGACGAGAGATTCCAAACCGGATTGAAAGTGAGTAACTTGCTTAATGACAAAAAAGAGGAAGTATTTAGATCATACAATGCTCAAGATCAGATTTTCACTAGACTAAGCCCTGGTACCAAGATCAGTCTTAAATTGGCTTATACTTTCTAA